The following proteins come from a genomic window of Actinomycetota bacterium:
- a CDS encoding MarR family transcriptional regulator encodes MIDDGEQAVDLNQLGNDLRIVVGRIVRRFRLGEHTGDVTLSEMSVLARLDREGPLPASTLSDQERISPQAISVIVGILESRALIARAPDAADARRFLLTVTAAGRRLLVGRRSRNARGVAVALAAEFTPAEQEQLAKALPLLERLADRI; translated from the coding sequence GTGATCGACGACGGCGAGCAGGCAGTTGACCTCAATCAGCTCGGCAACGACCTGCGAATCGTGGTCGGGCGGATTGTGCGGCGTTTCCGGTTGGGCGAGCACACCGGCGACGTGACGCTGTCGGAAATGTCCGTGCTGGCCCGCCTGGACCGGGAAGGGCCGCTGCCGGCCTCGACGCTGTCCGACCAGGAACGCATCAGCCCGCAGGCCATCAGCGTCATCGTCGGCATCCTGGAGTCGCGGGCCCTCATCGCCCGCGCGCCCGACGCCGCGGACGCGCGGCGGTTCCTGCTCACCGTGACGGCGGCCGGCCGGCGGCTGCTGGTCGGCCGGCGCTCGCGCAACGCCCGCGGTGTCGCCGTTGCACTGGCGGCCGAGTTCACCCCCGCCGAGCAGGAGCAGTTGGCCAAGGCTCTGCCCCTGCTGGAGCGCCTCGCCGACCGGATCTGA
- a CDS encoding SDR family NAD(P)-dependent oxidoreductase, which produces MGAAQQAAGIFAGDDEEVALTKVWFITGASRGLGATWARAALERGDQVAATARDAKSLQSLVDDYGDAVLPQTLDVTSRTAAFDAVQTAHARFGRLDVVVNNAGYVHYGFVEEVTESEARAQLDTNFFGALWVTQAALPLLRAQGHGHLVQISSMGGLTGYAEIGMYCASKWALEGLTEALSREIADLGIKVSLVEPAGYNTGMDGAQAGRSVQDPVHEPARRKRALERTAAIPDRPEPTATVAAMFALVDSDDPPLRLVLSSGGYDEVQSVYAERLRTWQSWEAVSRGADHG; this is translated from the coding sequence ATGGGCGCTGCACAGCAGGCGGCAGGTATCTTCGCCGGCGACGACGAGGAGGTCGCCTTGACGAAGGTCTGGTTCATCACCGGGGCGTCCCGGGGCCTGGGAGCGACCTGGGCGCGGGCAGCGCTGGAGCGCGGCGACCAGGTGGCCGCCACGGCGCGCGACGCCAAGTCGCTGCAGTCCCTGGTCGACGACTACGGCGACGCCGTTCTGCCGCAGACCCTGGATGTCACGTCGCGAACCGCGGCCTTCGATGCGGTGCAGACGGCTCACGCCCGGTTCGGCCGGCTCGACGTGGTGGTGAACAACGCCGGCTACGTGCACTACGGCTTCGTGGAGGAAGTCACCGAGTCCGAGGCACGCGCCCAGTTGGACACCAACTTCTTCGGTGCGCTGTGGGTGACGCAGGCAGCATTGCCGCTGTTGCGGGCGCAGGGCCACGGCCATCTGGTGCAGATCTCCAGCATGGGCGGACTCACCGGGTACGCCGAGATCGGCATGTACTGCGCCTCGAAATGGGCACTGGAAGGTCTGACCGAGGCGTTGTCACGCGAGATCGCGGACCTGGGGATCAAGGTGTCGCTGGTCGAGCCGGCCGGCTACAACACGGGCATGGACGGCGCCCAGGCCGGACGCTCGGTGCAGGACCCCGTCCACGAGCCGGCCCGCCGGAAGCGGGCACTCGAGCGGACCGCAGCGATCCCGGACCGGCCCGAGCCGACCGCCACCGTCGCGGCCATGTTCGCGCTGGTCGACTCGGACGATCCGCCGCTGCGCCTGGTGCTGTCCAGCGGCGGGTACGACGAGGTCCAGTCGGTGTACGCCGAACGGCTCCGCACCTGGCAGAGCTGGGAAGCGGTGTCCCGCGGCGCCGATCATGGCTGA
- a CDS encoding DoxX family protein has translation MGTADAGLAVLRVGTGLTVAAHGAQKLFGWFGGGGREGTTGMMGRLGFEPAERSALAAGIGEFGGGLLLAAGAGTPIGSTMVTGTMIVAASTQLPKGFFVIKGGIEYPAMLALVAASLALTGPGSASVDNALRWRPGLGLRLAGVGAAVTMASVVISRRRSVVRSREAAAAASA, from the coding sequence ATGGGGACAGCAGACGCGGGCCTGGCGGTCCTGCGAGTCGGGACCGGGTTGACCGTTGCCGCCCATGGCGCGCAGAAGTTGTTCGGCTGGTTCGGTGGCGGGGGCCGTGAAGGCACCACCGGCATGATGGGCCGGCTCGGCTTCGAGCCGGCCGAACGCTCGGCGCTGGCGGCCGGCATCGGGGAGTTCGGCGGCGGCCTGCTGCTGGCGGCCGGGGCCGGCACCCCCATCGGGTCGACGATGGTGACCGGCACCATGATCGTGGCGGCGAGCACCCAGTTGCCGAAGGGCTTCTTCGTCATCAAGGGCGGCATCGAGTATCCGGCGATGCTCGCCTTGGTGGCGGCCTCGCTGGCACTCACCGGCCCCGGCTCAGCGTCGGTCGACAACGCGCTGCGCTGGCGTCCCGGGCTGGGGCTGCGGCTGGCCGGCGTCGGCGCGGCCGTGACGATGGCCTCGGTGGTCATCTCGCGTCGGCGGAGCGTCGTGCGGTCCCGGGAGGCCGCCGCCGCCGCGAGCGCATGA
- a CDS encoding TauD/TfdA family dioxygenase: protein MSQTTVRTELEVRPMTSLIGAEVFGVDLREPLHADVVAEIRSLLLKWRVIFFRDQHITPEQQISFGAQFGKVTPAHPAREGVAGHPELYALDVQEVKEYLDGSHRLAAPPAIELQVHTDNTYVVNPPLGSILHGIVIPPAGGDTLWFNLVEAYRTLSQPLKDMIDGLQAVHKGVDYSEFANAKAGVQTPVAVHPVVRVHPETGEKLLFVNPQYTSYICGMSALESKRLLGLLCEHLSRVEFSVRFRWQADSVAFWDNRSTAHLGPVDIGDADMARKMQRITVAGDVPVGADGFRSQAIVGEPFGG from the coding sequence ATGAGCCAGACGACGGTGCGGACGGAGCTTGAGGTCCGGCCCATGACCAGCTTGATCGGTGCCGAGGTGTTCGGCGTCGACCTGCGTGAGCCGCTGCATGCCGACGTGGTCGCGGAGATCCGCAGCCTGCTGCTCAAGTGGCGAGTGATCTTCTTCCGCGACCAGCACATCACGCCCGAGCAGCAGATCAGCTTCGGCGCGCAGTTCGGCAAGGTCACTCCGGCCCACCCGGCTCGGGAAGGCGTCGCCGGACATCCGGAGCTCTACGCGCTGGACGTCCAGGAGGTCAAGGAGTACCTCGACGGCAGCCACCGGTTGGCGGCCCCGCCGGCCATCGAGTTGCAGGTCCACACGGACAACACCTACGTCGTCAACCCGCCGCTGGGTTCGATCCTGCACGGCATCGTGATCCCGCCGGCCGGCGGAGACACCCTGTGGTTCAACCTCGTTGAGGCCTACCGGACGCTGTCGCAGCCGCTCAAGGACATGATCGATGGGCTGCAGGCGGTCCACAAGGGCGTCGACTACTCCGAGTTCGCCAACGCGAAGGCCGGCGTGCAGACCCCCGTCGCGGTCCACCCGGTGGTGCGGGTGCACCCGGAGACGGGCGAGAAGCTGCTGTTCGTGAACCCGCAGTACACCTCGTACATCTGCGGCATGAGCGCACTGGAGAGCAAGCGGCTGCTGGGCCTGCTGTGCGAGCACCTGTCGCGCGTGGAGTTCTCGGTGCGGTTCCGTTGGCAGGCCGACAGTGTCGCGTTCTGGGACAACCGGTCGACGGCACACCTGGGTCCGGTCGACATCGGCGACGCCGACATGGCCCGCAAGATGCAGCGGATCACCGTTGCCGGCGACGTCCCGGTCGGCGCGGACGGCTTCCGTTCGCAGGCGATCGTCGGCGAGCCGTTCGGCGGCTGA
- a CDS encoding MarR family transcriptional regulator, with translation MDTAATPAAGTGTDSIDLNQLGNDLRIVVGRIVRRFRLGDLGGEVTASDLSVLARLERHGALPPTALAEQERISPQAISAIVGKLEDRGLIARGMDAEDGRRSTLWATPAGRRLLAGRRSRNAQHVARALGAELSPEEQQQLLAALPLLERLADRL, from the coding sequence ATGGATACCGCAGCGACCCCGGCCGCCGGCACTGGCACGGACTCGATCGATCTCAACCAACTCGGCAACGACCTGCGCATCGTGGTCGGCCGGATCGTGCGCCGGTTCCGGCTCGGCGACCTCGGCGGCGAGGTGACGGCGTCGGACCTGTCCGTGCTGGCCCGCCTCGAACGGCACGGTGCGCTGCCGCCGACGGCGCTGGCCGAGCAGGAGCGGATCAGCCCGCAGGCGATCAGCGCCATCGTCGGCAAGCTGGAGGACCGCGGCCTGATCGCGCGCGGCATGGACGCCGAGGACGGCCGGCGATCGACGCTGTGGGCGACCCCGGCCGGCCGCCGACTCCTGGCGGGCCGACGCTCCCGTAACGCCCAGCACGTCGCCCGCGCGCTCGGCGCGGAGCTCAGCCCCGAGGAGCAGCAGCAACTCTTGGCGGCCTTGCCGCTGCTGGAACGGTTGGCCGACCGGTTGTGA
- a CDS encoding RDD family protein, whose amino-acid sequence MCCGSPGATAVTEPPDVRVVRRQQRQIPKNARAFQKLPAGFASRLLANVVDAGIVVAIAAAAWLGWAAVQFLSQPVSFSWPSVRYPVAIACCLVLTVGYFTASWVTTGRTYGDHLLGLRVVSGRGRRLGWATAFLRAAVCVLFPLGLLWCVVSPRRRSVADVLLRTQVRYDWIEEPGA is encoded by the coding sequence ATCTGTTGCGGCAGCCCAGGAGCCACTGCAGTGACCGAACCGCCCGACGTCCGGGTGGTCCGACGTCAACAGCGCCAGATCCCGAAGAATGCTCGTGCCTTTCAGAAGCTGCCCGCCGGTTTCGCCAGCCGGCTGCTCGCCAACGTCGTCGATGCGGGGATCGTCGTGGCGATCGCGGCGGCCGCCTGGTTGGGCTGGGCCGCTGTGCAGTTTCTCTCGCAGCCGGTGTCGTTCTCGTGGCCTTCGGTGAGGTATCCGGTGGCCATCGCCTGTTGCCTGGTGCTGACCGTCGGCTACTTCACGGCGTCGTGGGTGACGACGGGCCGGACGTACGGCGACCATCTGCTGGGTCTGCGGGTCGTCAGCGGCCGCGGCCGCCGACTGGGTTGGGCCACAGCGTTTCTGCGAGCCGCGGTTTGCGTGCTGTTTCCGCTGGGCCTCCTGTGGTGCGTCGTGAGTCCGCGCCGCCGGTCGGTGGCGGACGTCCTGCTGCGGACGCAGGTCCGGTACGACTGGATCGAAGAACCCGGCGCCTAG
- a CDS encoding ABC transporter substrate-binding protein, translating into MRPARLAMIGAAAAVLVPAIAACGSDAGPSASGSAAPLTLKVAVSIPDPSQSQVFIAQQAGYFREFGLDVQISLPGPNTVTSVSSGQVDVAFGGAGAPASVQNQGKATSIVYWGLGNKAAGFVIGKTGITKIEDCKTIITVPQATSPYGWAVAYQKALDLKYQIVPQGDASAISNSVAAGTNDCGITTFGTIYPAVAAGKATVIVDPRNVSSLPAKLQPLNFADTAVWGLRDNLKNKQAELVAFIKGMDKGLKKMKSDTPDQLATLLLQDSVWKGYTKDQLAMLIKEQMFGFAPEDGFISEAAWAQDVVFLNQSAYPYVQANDPNWSYAARVDMGPYKQALGK; encoded by the coding sequence ATGAGGCCGGCACGGCTGGCGATGATCGGCGCGGCGGCAGCCGTGCTGGTGCCAGCGATCGCCGCTTGTGGGAGCGACGCCGGCCCGTCCGCCTCCGGATCGGCGGCGCCGCTGACCTTGAAGGTCGCCGTCTCCATCCCGGACCCCTCGCAATCGCAGGTCTTCATCGCGCAGCAGGCGGGCTACTTCAGGGAGTTCGGCCTCGACGTCCAGATCTCGCTTCCCGGGCCGAACACCGTGACGTCGGTGTCCTCCGGCCAGGTGGACGTGGCCTTCGGCGGCGCGGGAGCGCCGGCGTCGGTGCAGAACCAGGGGAAGGCGACCTCGATCGTCTACTGGGGTCTGGGCAACAAGGCGGCCGGCTTCGTCATCGGCAAGACCGGCATCACCAAGATCGAAGACTGCAAGACGATCATTACTGTGCCCCAGGCGACGTCGCCGTACGGCTGGGCGGTCGCCTACCAGAAGGCGCTCGACCTGAAATACCAGATCGTGCCGCAGGGCGATGCCTCGGCCATTTCCAACAGCGTGGCCGCCGGCACCAACGACTGCGGTATCACGACATTCGGCACGATCTACCCCGCGGTCGCCGCGGGCAAGGCGACGGTCATCGTCGATCCCCGCAACGTCTCGTCGCTGCCGGCCAAGCTGCAGCCGCTGAACTTCGCCGACACGGCGGTCTGGGGCCTGCGTGACAACCTCAAGAACAAGCAGGCCGAGCTCGTCGCCTTCATCAAGGGCATGGACAAGGGCCTGAAGAAGATGAAGAGCGACACCCCCGACCAGCTGGCGACCCTCCTGCTGCAAGACAGCGTGTGGAAGGGCTACACGAAGGATCAGCTGGCGATGCTGATCAAGGAGCAGATGTTCGGCTTCGCACCCGAGGACGGCTTCATCTCCGAGGCCGCCTGGGCGCAGGACGTCGTCTTCTTGAACCAGTCGGCGTACCCCTACGTCCAGGCGAACGACCCGAACTGGTCGTACGCCGCGCGGGTCGACATGGGCCCGTACAAGCAGGCGCTCGGCAAGTAG
- a CDS encoding heavy metal translocating P-type ATPase — protein MGTQLPSVTDPVCGMQVDPATAREHVTYDGHTTYFCSASCRATFEADPSRHVAAPADGHTDHAHAGHDHAGHDHAGHDHAGHDHAGHDHAGHDHSGHGSPATVGRAEGPVAEWTCPMHPQIRRPGPGPCPICGMALEPVMATVDDGPSPELRDMTRRFWVAVALSLPVVLLEMGGHFFPAIRGAVGGEQAAIYWQFALATPVVLWAGWPFFVRGVQSVGNKSLNMFTLIAMGTGVAWAFSVVATFLPGVFPDSFRGMDGTVDVYYEAAAVITTLVLLGQVLELRAREQTSGAIKALLDLTPATAHRLIDGPDGHATEEDVALDDLAVGDRLRVRPGEKVPVDAVVTDGRSTVDESMVTGESMPVTKRAGDTVIGGTVNQSGSLVVRADKVGRDTMLARIVQLVADAQRSRAPIQRTVDRVSAVFVPAVIGVAALAFVSWALFGPDPKLANALVVAVAVLIIACPCALGLATPMSIMVGVGRGAGLGVLIKDAEALELMEKVDTVVVDKTGTLTEGKPTVTDVVLADASRSAGHDRAAVLRFAGAVEQASEHPLARAIVAAARPEGSNARLPGVADFDAPAGRGVVGAVEGHLVRVGTAAFLRDEGLDPASLDAAAEHLRGQGATAVFVAVDDVVAAVIAVADAVKDTTPQALRRLRDEGIDVVMLTGDNATTAQAVAARLGIQHVEAEVMPDRKSELVAQLRAQGKVVAFAGDGVNDSPALAAADVGLAMSSGTDVAIESAGVTLLRGDLNGIAHARSLSRATMRNIRSNLAFAFGYNMIGIPVAAGVLYPLFGVLLSPIIAAAAMALSSVSVIGNALRLRSQRL, from the coding sequence ATGGGTACGCAACTGCCGTCAGTGACCGACCCGGTGTGCGGGATGCAGGTCGACCCGGCCACCGCGCGCGAGCACGTGACGTACGACGGGCATACGACGTACTTCTGCTCGGCCTCGTGCCGGGCCACGTTCGAGGCCGACCCCAGCCGCCACGTGGCCGCGCCGGCCGACGGCCACACCGATCACGCCCATGCCGGGCACGACCATGCCGGGCACGACCATGCCGGGCACGACCATGCCGGGCACGACCATGCCGGGCACGACCATGCCGGGCACGACCATTCGGGCCACGGCTCGCCTGCCACCGTCGGGAGGGCCGAGGGTCCGGTCGCGGAGTGGACGTGCCCGATGCACCCGCAGATCCGCCGCCCCGGCCCGGGTCCGTGCCCCATCTGCGGCATGGCGCTCGAACCGGTGATGGCGACCGTCGACGACGGACCGAGCCCGGAGCTGCGCGACATGACCCGCCGCTTCTGGGTCGCCGTAGCGCTGTCCCTCCCGGTGGTACTGCTGGAGATGGGCGGGCACTTCTTCCCCGCCATCCGCGGAGCGGTCGGCGGGGAACAGGCCGCCATCTATTGGCAGTTCGCGCTCGCGACGCCGGTCGTGCTGTGGGCGGGCTGGCCGTTCTTCGTTCGCGGCGTCCAGTCGGTCGGCAACAAGAGCCTCAACATGTTCACCCTGATCGCGATGGGCACCGGCGTCGCCTGGGCGTTCTCGGTCGTGGCGACGTTCCTGCCTGGGGTGTTTCCGGATTCGTTCCGCGGCATGGACGGCACCGTCGACGTGTACTACGAGGCGGCCGCGGTCATCACCACCCTGGTGCTCCTCGGTCAGGTCCTCGAACTGCGGGCCCGGGAGCAGACCTCGGGTGCCATCAAGGCCCTGCTCGATCTCACCCCGGCCACTGCGCACCGCCTCATCGACGGCCCGGACGGTCACGCCACCGAGGAGGACGTCGCACTCGACGACCTCGCCGTCGGCGACCGGCTCCGGGTCCGGCCCGGCGAGAAGGTCCCGGTCGACGCCGTCGTGACGGACGGTCGCTCCACCGTCGACGAATCGATGGTGACCGGGGAGTCGATGCCGGTGACCAAGCGCGCCGGCGACACCGTGATCGGTGGAACCGTGAACCAGTCCGGTTCGCTGGTGGTTCGTGCCGACAAGGTCGGCCGCGACACCATGCTCGCGCGCATCGTCCAACTGGTGGCCGACGCGCAGCGCTCCCGCGCACCCATCCAACGCACGGTCGACCGGGTATCCGCGGTGTTCGTCCCCGCTGTCATCGGTGTCGCGGCGTTGGCGTTCGTCAGCTGGGCGCTCTTCGGCCCCGACCCGAAGCTGGCGAACGCCCTGGTCGTTGCGGTCGCCGTCCTCATCATCGCCTGCCCGTGTGCGCTGGGCCTCGCCACGCCCATGTCGATCATGGTCGGCGTCGGTCGTGGCGCCGGGCTCGGCGTCCTCATCAAGGACGCCGAAGCGCTGGAGCTGATGGAGAAGGTCGACACCGTCGTGGTCGACAAGACCGGCACCCTGACCGAGGGGAAGCCGACGGTCACCGACGTCGTCCTCGCGGACGCCTCCAGGTCCGCCGGACACGACCGGGCGGCAGTTCTGCGGTTCGCCGGGGCTGTGGAACAGGCGTCCGAGCACCCGCTGGCGCGGGCGATCGTCGCCGCCGCTCGGCCCGAGGGCAGCAACGCCCGGCTGCCCGGCGTGGCCGACTTCGACGCCCCGGCCGGCCGGGGCGTCGTCGGTGCGGTCGAGGGCCACCTGGTGCGCGTCGGGACCGCCGCGTTCCTGCGAGACGAGGGCCTCGACCCGGCGTCGCTCGACGCGGCCGCCGAACACCTGCGCGGGCAGGGCGCGACCGCGGTGTTCGTCGCCGTCGACGATGTCGTGGCTGCCGTGATCGCGGTCGCGGACGCGGTGAAGGACACGACCCCGCAGGCATTGCGCCGGCTGCGCGACGAGGGCATCGACGTGGTCATGCTGACCGGCGACAACGCCACGACTGCCCAGGCGGTCGCGGCCAGGCTCGGCATCCAGCACGTCGAGGCCGAGGTGATGCCGGACCGCAAGAGCGAACTCGTCGCGCAGCTACGCGCCCAGGGCAAGGTGGTCGCGTTCGCCGGCGACGGCGTCAACGACTCCCCGGCGCTGGCAGCTGCGGACGTCGGCCTGGCGATGTCGTCGGGCACCGATGTGGCCATCGAGTCCGCCGGTGTCACGCTGCTGCGCGGCGACCTGAACGGCATCGCGCACGCCCGCTCGCTGTCCAGAGCGACGATGCGCAACATCCGGAGCAACCTGGCATTCGCCTTCGGCTACAACATGATCGGCATTCCGGTCGCCGCAGGGGTGCTCTACCCGCTGTTCGGCGTTCTCCTGTCACCGATCATCGCTGCGGCGGCGATGGCCCTCTCGTCCGTCTCGGTGATCGGCAACGCGCTGCGGCTTCGCAGCCAGCGGCTCTGA
- the glsA gene encoding glutaminase A translates to MTDHGFDPAAVIGEDGTEISWRRPVTRALHRLHAAVRGEDRGEVAGYIPELARADPAHFGIALASVTGAVYHAGDALVPFTIQSVSKPFVYALALQDLGLEQVLARVGVEPTGEAFNDVRLEPGTGRPLNPMVNAGAILTTSLVAAETTSQRHERIRAALSAFAGRELVRHESTYESELATGDRNRALAYLMHNAGALTADVTETLDCYVAQCSLLVTTVDLAVMAATLANGGVNPVTGVRAVDEESAGHVLTVMATCGMYTYAGEWLLRAGLPAKSGVAGGLLAASPAQFGVGAYSPRLDAQGNSVRAVLAVQRLSSQLGLDLMRHPGLTAPVVTHDAMAAGGSVAVIGLQGDLDFAAIEAALGVLAAVGGPDRPGVRALALDLSAVTRLHPVAKAALGVVLSGLRSEDIQVVVADDRGRGLLGSGVRETPSLAEAISAGATLRGSEPLAAKPQRVADHRDGREGHRRRSDDR, encoded by the coding sequence GTGACCGACCACGGGTTCGATCCCGCCGCTGTGATCGGCGAGGACGGCACCGAGATCTCCTGGCGCCGGCCGGTGACCCGCGCCTTGCATCGCCTGCACGCCGCGGTCCGCGGCGAGGACCGCGGTGAGGTCGCCGGCTACATTCCCGAGCTCGCCCGGGCCGACCCGGCCCACTTCGGTATCGCCTTGGCCAGCGTGACCGGCGCGGTCTACCACGCGGGCGATGCCTTGGTGCCCTTCACGATCCAGTCGGTCTCCAAACCGTTCGTGTATGCCCTGGCGCTGCAGGATCTCGGTTTGGAACAGGTCCTGGCTCGGGTCGGAGTGGAGCCGACCGGCGAGGCCTTCAACGACGTACGGCTGGAACCGGGGACCGGCCGGCCGCTCAATCCGATGGTGAACGCCGGGGCGATCCTGACGACCTCCCTGGTGGCTGCCGAGACGACGTCGCAACGGCACGAACGCATCAGAGCGGCGCTGTCGGCCTTCGCCGGTCGTGAGCTGGTACGTCATGAGTCGACGTACGAGTCCGAATTGGCCACCGGGGACCGCAACCGTGCGCTGGCCTATCTCATGCACAACGCGGGCGCGCTGACCGCCGATGTCACCGAGACGCTGGACTGCTATGTCGCGCAGTGCTCCCTGCTGGTGACCACGGTCGATCTCGCGGTGATGGCGGCGACGCTCGCCAACGGTGGCGTCAACCCGGTCACCGGGGTCCGCGCCGTCGACGAGGAGAGCGCGGGCCACGTCCTGACGGTGATGGCGACGTGCGGGATGTACACCTACGCCGGTGAGTGGCTGCTGCGCGCCGGACTGCCCGCCAAGAGCGGGGTGGCCGGCGGGTTGCTCGCGGCCAGCCCGGCGCAGTTCGGCGTCGGCGCCTACAGTCCGCGACTGGACGCCCAGGGCAACAGTGTCCGCGCCGTGCTTGCGGTGCAGCGGCTCTCGTCACAGTTGGGCCTGGACCTCATGCGCCATCCCGGGCTGACGGCACCGGTGGTCACGCATGACGCCATGGCCGCAGGCGGCTCCGTCGCCGTCATCGGGCTGCAGGGCGACCTCGACTTCGCCGCGATCGAGGCCGCGCTGGGCGTGCTCGCCGCAGTCGGCGGTCCCGACCGGCCCGGCGTCCGCGCGCTCGCACTGGACCTCAGCGCGGTCACCCGGCTGCATCCGGTCGCGAAGGCGGCGCTGGGCGTGGTGCTGTCCGGCCTGCGCAGCGAGGACATCCAGGTCGTGGTCGCCGACGACCGCGGCCGGGGACTGCTGGGGTCGGGCGTTCGCGAGACTCCGTCACTGGCAGAAGCCATCTCAGCCGGCGCGACACTGCGCGGATCAGAGCCGCTGGCTGCGAAGCCGCAGCGCGTTGCCGATCACCGAGACGGACGAGAGGGCCATCGCCGCCGCAGCGATGATCGGTGA
- a CDS encoding chloride channel protein, with protein sequence MSDGTAAAAPPAAVPDTASLLRSRAYLQALVLAAIVGVPISALSYGFLALTSRLQTWIFDELPVELGFTSPPLWWPLLPLPIAGLLVALTITRLPGNAGHSPAEGFKTGGPPLPAELPGIILAALATLALGVVLGPEAPLIAIGGGLGYLAVRLAKRDAPPMAATVIATAGSFAAVSTLLGSPLLGAFLLMEVAGIAGPMLGLVLLPGLLAAGIGTLIFVGLDAWTGLGTYSLALPDVPDFTTPTVAMFCWALVLGLACSLLGWTIRAIGLALRPVVHRSRLIVTTLLGLLIGGLAVVFASITDRDPSEVLFSGQDALPGLVGQAATWSTASLVVLIVCKSLAYGLSLSAFRGGPVFPAMFIGAALGIAVGSLPGLGLVPGLAIGIGAMSTAMLRLPLTSTLLATLLLADDGLAVTPLVIVAVVVTYVVTARLPEPDQVVLPRRLRPARPSTASAGVAG encoded by the coding sequence ATGTCGGACGGAACGGCTGCCGCGGCCCCGCCTGCAGCAGTCCCGGACACCGCGAGCCTGTTGCGCTCGCGTGCCTACCTGCAGGCACTCGTGCTGGCCGCCATCGTCGGAGTGCCGATATCCGCGCTGTCCTATGGTTTCCTGGCCCTGACGAGCCGGCTGCAGACCTGGATCTTCGACGAACTTCCCGTCGAGCTCGGATTCACCTCGCCGCCCCTCTGGTGGCCGTTGCTGCCGCTGCCGATCGCCGGCCTGCTGGTCGCGCTCACCATCACGCGGCTGCCCGGCAACGCCGGGCATTCACCGGCGGAGGGCTTCAAGACGGGCGGACCGCCGCTACCGGCTGAACTGCCCGGGATCATCCTCGCCGCGCTCGCCACCCTGGCCCTCGGCGTCGTGCTCGGCCCCGAGGCGCCGCTGATCGCGATCGGCGGCGGGCTGGGCTACCTCGCAGTCCGGCTGGCCAAGCGGGACGCCCCACCGATGGCCGCCACCGTGATCGCCACCGCGGGCAGTTTCGCCGCCGTGAGCACACTGCTCGGCTCGCCGCTGCTGGGCGCCTTCCTGCTGATGGAGGTCGCCGGCATCGCTGGACCGATGCTGGGACTGGTGCTGTTGCCCGGGCTGCTGGCCGCGGGCATCGGGACCCTCATCTTCGTCGGGCTCGACGCCTGGACCGGACTGGGCACCTACTCCCTGGCGCTGCCCGACGTACCGGACTTCACCACCCCGACGGTCGCGATGTTCTGCTGGGCGCTCGTGCTGGGGCTCGCGTGTTCCCTTCTCGGGTGGACGATCCGCGCCATCGGGCTGGCGTTGCGCCCGGTGGTGCATCGTTCGCGGCTCATCGTCACGACACTGCTCGGCCTGCTGATCGGCGGGCTGGCGGTGGTGTTCGCCAGCATCACCGACCGCGATCCCAGTGAGGTGTTGTTCTCCGGCCAGGACGCGCTGCCGGGCCTGGTGGGGCAGGCGGCGACCTGGTCGACCGCCTCGCTGGTCGTCCTCATCGTCTGCAAGAGCCTGGCGTACGGCCTGTCGCTCAGCGCCTTCCGCGGCGGCCCGGTGTTCCCGGCGATGTTCATCGGAGCAGCGCTGGGAATCGCGGTGGGGTCATTGCCCGGGCTGGGTCTGGTGCCGGGACTGGCAATCGGGATCGGCGCGATGTCGACTGCGATGCTGCGGTTGCCGCTGACCTCCACCCTGCTGGCGACACTGCTTCTGGCCGACGACGGCCTCGCGGTCACGCCGCTGGTCATCGTGGCGGTGGTCGTGACGTACGTCGTGACCGCCCGGCTGCCGGAGCCCGACCAGGTCGTGCTGCCTCGCCGGCTACGGCCGGCGAGGCCCAGCACCGCCTCAGCTGGGGTGGCCGGCTAA